A genomic segment from Peribacillus sp. ACCC06369 encodes:
- the flgL gene encoding flagellar hook-associated protein FlgL, giving the protein MRVTQSMLTNNMLSNLSSSYEKMAKLQEQVSSQKKFSKPSDNPVAAMMGMGYRTNLNQIGQYQSNIAEAANWIDSTDDAITDAVSAMQRIRELTVQGSNGTYEGEQLKNVSEEIKQLKEHLITLGDTQIAGKYIFNGQDTNVRPSSVKDADGNTVYGAGGINLEVFSGISLKINTDGSKIFGDALATGGSIDQTIDALENGGDVSGALEGLDATINTFLGMQAQVGARQNRIELMTDRLKQQEVFATEILSKNEDVDIEKAIMDLTTQESVHSAALSIGAKIMQPSLLDFLR; this is encoded by the coding sequence ATGCGGGTAACGCAATCGATGCTAACCAATAATATGTTAAGCAATTTAAGCAGCAGTTATGAAAAGATGGCCAAGCTGCAAGAACAGGTTTCCTCTCAAAAGAAATTCTCCAAACCATCGGATAACCCTGTTGCGGCCATGATGGGAATGGGGTACCGGACAAATCTCAATCAAATTGGGCAATATCAAAGTAACATTGCCGAGGCGGCCAATTGGATCGACAGCACGGATGATGCCATTACTGATGCGGTTTCCGCCATGCAGCGAATTCGAGAGTTAACGGTTCAAGGCAGCAATGGTACGTATGAAGGGGAACAGCTGAAAAATGTTTCAGAGGAAATTAAGCAATTAAAAGAACATCTCATAACTCTTGGCGACACACAGATAGCCGGGAAGTATATTTTCAACGGCCAGGATACGAATGTGAGACCGTCATCCGTTAAAGACGCGGATGGGAATACGGTATATGGCGCAGGGGGCATAAACCTTGAAGTGTTTTCCGGGATTTCCCTTAAAATCAATACGGACGGTTCCAAGATATTTGGTGATGCACTTGCCACTGGCGGAAGCATCGACCAGACAATCGATGCACTGGAAAACGGCGGCGACGTGAGTGGCGCGCTCGAAGGGCTTGATGCAACGATAAATACGTTCTTAGGCATGCAGGCACAGGTTGGCGCAAGGCAGAATCGGATTGAGCTGATGACGGACCGTCTCAAACAGCAGGAGGTTTTTGCCACTGAAATCCTTTCGAAAAATGAGGATGTCGATATCGAAAAAGCGATCATGGATTTGACGACCCAGGAAAGTGTCCATAGTGCTGCATTAAGTATCGGAGCAAAAATCATGCAACCGAGTTTATTGGATTTTCTTCGCTAA
- the fliW gene encoding flagellar assembly protein FliW: MIIQTKFHGEMEIAEEKIYRFESGIPGFLEEKQFCLLTLDDTPFFVLQSLETKEVSFIVTNPFEVYRDYEVKLTDEVLSSLQIETELEVLTFVILTIQDPFNDTTANLQAPIIINSSKKMGKQFIMSGSEYRTKHRLIGPLEEQGGE, translated from the coding sequence ATGATCATACAGACAAAATTTCATGGCGAAATGGAAATTGCAGAAGAAAAGATTTATAGATTTGAAAGCGGGATACCAGGGTTTTTAGAAGAAAAGCAGTTTTGCTTGCTAACTTTGGATGACACGCCCTTTTTCGTCCTGCAATCCTTAGAAACAAAAGAGGTTTCCTTCATTGTGACGAATCCTTTTGAAGTGTACCGCGATTACGAAGTGAAGCTTACGGATGAGGTATTATCTTCTTTGCAAATAGAAACGGAACTGGAAGTCCTGACTTTCGTTATATTAACGATCCAGGACCCTTTCAATGATACGACGGCGAATCTCCAGGCACCCATCATCATAAATAGCTCTAAAAAAATGGGAAAGCAATTTATCATGAGCGGCAGTGAGTACCGTACAAAGCACAGACTGATTGGACCTCTAGAAGAACAGGGGGGAGAATGA
- a CDS encoding DUF6470 family protein yields the protein MQIPQIRLQSTSMKIGLNIEQPVQKIEQKAAVQSIEQPQAILEIQTTPGKLTIDQSQAREDMDLKSLSKRVEEFAQQGYQEWMAGMARRAQQGTELRHIEKGGNALADQARQNSKGPEKQFNLGWIPSHFSVKLDYQPAQVKLEATAQKPIIDAQIHKVNHAYTPGSVNVEILQKNALDIDFINLFPDEIGK from the coding sequence ATGCAGATTCCACAAATTAGATTGCAATCCACCTCAATGAAGATTGGATTGAATATAGAGCAGCCTGTACAGAAAATCGAACAGAAGGCAGCGGTCCAGTCAATCGAACAACCGCAAGCAATCCTGGAAATTCAAACGACCCCAGGCAAGCTGACGATCGATCAGTCACAAGCCAGGGAAGATATGGATTTGAAAAGCCTCTCCAAGCGAGTGGAAGAATTTGCGCAGCAGGGATATCAAGAATGGATGGCGGGTATGGCAAGACGTGCCCAGCAGGGGACGGAGCTGAGGCATATTGAAAAAGGCGGTAATGCACTCGCTGATCAGGCCAGGCAAAACAGCAAAGGGCCCGAGAAGCAATTCAATCTCGGATGGATTCCCTCTCATTTCAGCGTGAAGCTTGACTACCAGCCGGCCCAAGTGAAGCTTGAAGCAACCGCTCAAAAACCGATCATTGATGCTCAAATCCATAAGGTGAACCATGCGTACACACCAGGCAGTGTGAATGTGGAAATTCTACAAAAAAATGCGCTGGATATAGATTTCATTAATTTATTTCCGGATGAGATAGGGAAGTGA